A portion of the Bacillus thuringiensis genome contains these proteins:
- a CDS encoding competence protein ComJ, with amino-acid sequence MELTISYSQLMLMNYDGEQPYVDWTDEDFERGYAEAEGTVIFEALSDYTCEVKVTPGKHIEKEEVVRTITVPFTVENESIVITSILSNKFQIPIPNGDYTVVLQAIPLEEPTDDELYKIQYEFFFESKE; translated from the coding sequence ATGGAGTTAACAATTTCTTATTCGCAATTAATGTTGATGAACTATGACGGTGAGCAGCCTTATGTAGACTGGACGGATGAAGATTTTGAAAGAGGTTATGCTGAGGCAGAGGGAACTGTTATTTTTGAAGCACTTTCTGATTATACTTGTGAAGTGAAAGTGACCCCAGGGAAACATATTGAAAAAGAAGAAGTGGTTAGAACGATTACGGTTCCTTTTACGGTTGAAAATGAAAGTATCGTTATAACGAGTATTCTTTCAAACAAATTTCAAATACCTATTCCAAATGGTGATTATACAGTTGTCTTACAAGCGATTCCTCTTGAAGAGCCAACGGATGATGAATTATATAAAATACAATACGAATTCTTCTTTGAAAGTAAAGAATAA
- the nucA gene encoding DNA-entry nuclease, translating into MKQLKGIIISIIAILSILVAVYEVLVPEETSVKKTNTYDQVLEFPKERYPETGKHITDAIKEGHSEVCTIDRGGAADRRKLSLAPYPSKKGYDRDEWPMAMCKEGGKGAHIEYISPADNRGAGSWVGNKLDKYPDGTRVKFEVK; encoded by the coding sequence ATGAAGCAATTAAAAGGTATTATCATTTCAATTATCGCAATCCTGTCTATTTTAGTAGCAGTCTATGAAGTACTTGTGCCAGAGGAAACAAGTGTAAAGAAAACGAATACGTATGATCAAGTGTTAGAATTTCCGAAAGAACGTTATCCAGAGACAGGAAAACATATTACGGATGCTATAAAAGAAGGGCATTCAGAAGTTTGTACAATCGATCGTGGTGGTGCTGCAGATAGAAGGAAATTGTCGTTAGCACCATATCCATCAAAAAAAGGGTATGATCGTGATGAATGGCCAATGGCAATGTGCAAGGAAGGCGGAAAAGGAGCACATATTGAATATATAAGTCCGGCGGATAACCGCGGAGCAGGCTCTTGGGTAGGGAATAAGTTAGATAAATATCCAGATGGTACGCGTGTGAAGTTTGAAGTGAAGTAG